The Megalobrama amblycephala isolate DHTTF-2021 unplaced genomic scaffold, ASM1881202v1 scaffold331, whole genome shotgun sequence genome contains a region encoding:
- the LOC125261138 gene encoding microfibril-associated glycoprotein 4-like: MIVLLCLSAVFPVLMGTEVVNSNCFLATDCSDVYSSGKNDSGVYTVSSIDGPVQIYCDMIPSGENHSKGHWMVIVKRMDGEVNFFRPWDSYKRGFGNKEGEYWLGLEFIHLLTHRNRYKLRVDLEDFDGKKFYAVYESFSVDAESDGYKLHVSGFVNGGAGDSLTYHNQMKFSTFDKDQDNWKDGSCALTFSMGGFWYNNCHHTNPTGMYLWGKDDGSLSIGANWYTWTKNRKCLKAITWKITRVM, encoded by the exons ATGatt GTGTTGCTGTGTTTGTCCGCGGTGTTTCCTGTGTTGATGGGGACTGAAGTGGTCAACTCTAATTGCTTTCTTGCCACTGACTGCTCTGATGTTTATTCAAGTGGGAAAAATGACAGTGGTGTGTACACCGTCTCCTCAATAGATGGACCGGTGCAGATCTACTGTGACATGATCCCCAGCGGAGAAAATCACAGCAAAGGCCACTGGATG gTGATTGTCAAGCGAATGGATGGTGAGGTGAATTTCTTTAGGCCATGGGACAGTTATAAACGGGGTTTTGGTAATAAAGAAGGAGAATACTGGCTGG GTTTAGAGTTTATTCACCTGCTGACACACAGGAATCGGTATAAACTGAGAGTAGATCTGGAGGACTTTGATGGGAAGAAGTTTTACGCTGTGTACGAGTCTTTCTCTGTGGACGCCGAGTCTGATGGGTACAAACTGCATGTCAGCGGCTTTGTAAATGGAGGAGCAG GTGACTCTTTGACTTACCACAATCAAATGAAGTTCTCCACCTTTGACAAAGACCAAGACAATTGGAAAGATGGCTCCTGTGCTTTAACATTCTCTATGGGAGGGTTTTGGTACAACAATTGTCATCACACAAACCCCACTGGTATGTATTTGTGGGGGAAAGATGATGGCAGTTTGAGTATTGGGGCGAACTGGTACACCTGGACGAAAAACAGGAAATGTCTGAAGGCCATCACCTGGAAGATCACACGTGTGATGTAG